The region CTGGATGGCGGCTTCTACACGCCGCGCCCGCACTTCCCGCCCGGCGGCACCACGCTGGACGAGGTGCGCGACTGCTCGCGCGCGCTGGGCACGCTGGCCATTCAGCGCTACGTGGGCGGCGAGGCGGCCAAGGTGCTGCAGCGACGCCACAACGTGCCCGCGCACATCCTGCCCATGCCTATCGGCCTGTACAACACCGACATGTTTGTGCAGACGCTCACTAAGGTCTCGGGCAAGCCGGTCTCGCCCGCGCTGGAGAGCGAGCGGGCCAGGCTGCTGGACGCCCTGGTGGACACCCACATGTTCACCACCGGCACCCGCGCGGCCATCTACGGCGACCCCGATCTGGTGGAGGGCCTGACGCGGCTGGTGGCCGAGATGGGCATTCAGCCCGCCTACGTGCTCTCGCCGTCCGACTTCGAGGCCTGGGGCAAGCAGATGCAGGCCATGACCGAGGAGCTGGGCGTAGAGAGCGAGATCTTGCTCAAGGCCGACCTGCACGAGCTGCACAAGCGGATCAAGGCCAGCCCGGTCGACCTGATCATCGGCCACTCGAAGGGCAAGTTCATCGCCGATGCCGAGGACATCCCGCTCATCCGCGCGGGCTTCCCGGTAGAGGATCGGGTGGGCTACCAGCGGCGCTCGGTGGTGGGCTACAAGGGCGCGATCGCGCTGGTGGATGAGATCACTAACGCGCTGCTGGCCCGCAAGGGCACCAGCGTGATCAGTAGCACCCTGCTGACCCTGGATGTGGAAGGCCCCACCAACATTCCCCTGAGCGGTGGCGGCTGTGGCGGCGGCTGTGGCGGCCAGAACTAGCTTGCTCCTCCCCGTGTCGCTGGCAAATTGCTGCCAGCGACACGGCGTTCTTTGCAGGGAAAGCGTTCCACTGCAGGGAAGCTACCTTGGTGGTAGGTCGATCTCTTGCTTCGCCNNNNNNNNNNCCCTTTTGCTCCTTGGTGCTTTGGAGTCTTGGTGGTAAAAACATGCTGCCGATCAAGAACGCATCGGCCCTGCGCGCCACGGCATTTTGTTGATCTTTTGAATCCTATGGGCTATGATAGCCGTATCAGAAG is a window of Chloroflexia bacterium SDU3-3 DNA encoding:
- a CDS encoding nitrogenase; the encoded protein is MSVITKQQRAVAINPSRACAPMGAMLANFGIHGALTINHGSQGCATYPRHQMARHFREPIEVGTTSLTERTTVYGGKENLIAALKNIYERFHPTMITICSTCLSETIGDDMMAIVDDFRSAYPEMDVPILAVKTPSYVGTHITGFDSYLKQLLTEFPQRRARGETNGKVNIIPGWVNPGDIRELKSIAHEMGVDATILTDYSDTLDGGFYTPRPHFPPGGTTLDEVRDCSRALGTLAIQRYVGGEAAKVLQRRHNVPAHILPMPIGLYNTDMFVQTLTKVSGKPVSPALESERARLLDALVDTHMFTTGTRAAIYGDPDLVEGLTRLVAEMGIQPAYVLSPSDFEAWGKQMQAMTEELGVESEILLKADLHELHKRIKASPVDLIIGHSKGKFIADAEDIPLIRAGFPVEDRVGYQRRSVVGYKGAIALVDEITNALLARKGTSVISSTLLTLDVEGPTNIPLSGGGCGGGCGGQN